From Primulina huaijiensis isolate GDHJ02 chromosome 15, ASM1229523v2, whole genome shotgun sequence, one genomic window encodes:
- the LOC140960339 gene encoding uncharacterized protein isoform X2, with the protein MDTRVLLFLFIVSIFWCCNARDLTSADFNKKMISVQQSYNKLSGGESPHMEEVTKNENLCSLCEEFSADALNYLSENKTQTEIIEILHKTCARIPTFSKQCVTLVDYYAPLFFMEVSSIEPDGFCQKFGLCEVVISFPLDLSKNNKCDVCHNLVAEALLKLKDPDTELEVVELLLKACNSIKNNVQKCKRLVFEYAPIILVNAEKFLETNDVCTILHVCDEVAAEQAVVASRTDTTMQSAS; encoded by the exons ATGGATACGAGGGTGCTCCTATTTTTATTCATAGTCAGCATCTTCTGGTGCTGTAATGCTAGAGATCTGACTTCTGCCGActtcaataaaaaaatgatttcag TTCAGCAGTCATATAACAAGCTGTCAGGGGGAGAATCTCCACATATGGAAGAAGTTACCAAGAACGAAAACTTGTGTTCATTGTGTGAAGAATTTTCTGCAGACGCTCTTAATTACCTCTCAGAGAACAAAACCCAAACCGAGATCATTGAAATCCTTCACAAAACCTGCGCTAGGATACCAACATTCAGCAAGCAG TGTGTAACTTTGGTGGACTATTATGCCCCTCTATTTTTCATGGAGGTTTCCTCAATAGAACCTGATGGTTTCTGCCAAAAGTTTGGTCTTTGTGAAGTAGTGATTTCCTTTCCCCTGGATCTCTCTAAGAATAATAAATGTGATGTGTGCCACAATTTGGTAGCAGAAGCCCTATTGAAGTTGAAAGATCCCGACACTGAG TTGGAAGTGGTCGAGCTGCTCCTAAAGGCATGTAACTCAATCAAAAATAATGTCCAAAAG TGTAAAAGATTGGTATTTGAATATGCGCCTATTATTCTTGTCAACGCGGAGAAATTCTTAGAAACAAATGATGTATGCACTATATTGCATGTTTGTGATGAAGTTGCGGCAGAACAAGCAGTGGTAGCGAGTAGGACAGATACAACCATGCAGTCTGCATCTTGA
- the LOC140958933 gene encoding uncharacterized protein, whose amino-acid sequence MCILCVVQKWSRRVATMLPWLVIPLIGLWGLSQLLPPAFRFEITSPRLACLFVLLVTLFWYEVLMPQLSAWRVRRNAFFRERKRLEAIQMHKLRKTATRRCRNCLTPYRDQNPGGGKFMCSYCGHISKRPVLDLPVPPGMGKSGILYDLVGKGGKILNGKTWSGDGLMCGQDWLEDGSLVGAPFSGKSSYWKKNGCGFHCEDDHCLAEKSYSRLFVFICKSVASFFFTIMWRWRKIFGVSSAADDGSTDAQYTDMLDTRSENEANGLESRGEKARRKAEEKRQAKLEKELMEEEERKQREEVSRLVEEQRRLRDSKLETEKDCGKGSTWAKKIDVKKEAERKRQERKKERDRGSSKSNSDAEELEKRSAKESERNKNEGDGREQRRNLPESMKSHSTQAGHGFRSATASNQYRLNTGTRYLDRMRGSFLSSSRAFAGGSFFGKSANASALSREQKSNISIDHSHTSLSKKETADRVSGRSNVNGDDKTASRPVFIESQPCTAPKKSWQQLFTSSSNVSLPSNPNVLSKPNVKCLTEVQSPPYSGQTTEPQSYDNPVTFGLPSPVALHPCPFGSTRHSTDLTIPSPALFSKIGDAPHPFLPEESEIFEDPCYVPDPISLLGPVSESLENFQMDLGIVTDLGLDKPCAVKTIAPPSETTKPSPIESPLSRSRVSEEKRTSSLVSPGVPKPNDYSNNVNDSGTWQMWKSSPIVQDGLDLLGGHVNWFVNSEMNEPKKEDINSVPHKTIASLFENDEQVIPCTHSSPDVLFGNYQSGGKYNDSLPASIDGPWLPKPLYGLDPSGKNHVLVKSKEEATQNTPIRGDYDGSATKFEMSTTATKFEMSTTATKFEMSTSNSWAKKDWSLQGSKDGAGSLPSNRPANIGGLFSTPDVQSLWSYE is encoded by the exons ATGTGTATACTTTGCGTGGTTCAAAAGTGGTCGCGGAGAGTTGCTACCATGTTGCCATGGCTAGTGATACCTCTCATTGGGTTATGGGGTTTGTCGCAGCTCTTGCCACCTGCTTTCCGTTTTGAAATCACGTCGCCCAGGCTTGCTTGTCTGTTCGTGCTGTTAGTAACTTTGTTTTGGTATGAAGTTCTGATGCCTCAGTTGTCAGCATGGCGGGTCAGGAGGAATGCCTTTTTTAGGGAGAGGAAGAGGCTTGAGGCTATCCAAATGCATAAGTTGAGAAAGACAGCCACACGGAGGTGCAGGAATTGTCTTACTCCATACAGGGATCAAAATCCAGGTGGGGGCAAGTTTATGTGCTCTTACTGTGGCCATATTTCCAAGAGGCCAGTTCTGGATCTTCCTGTGCCTCCGGGGATGGGTAAGTCAGggatattatatgatttggtTGGGAAAGGTGGAAAGATACTGAATGGGAAGACTTGGTCAGGTGATGGTCTGATGTGTGGCCAGGACTGGTTGGAGGATGGGAGCTTGGTTGGCGCACCTTTTTCTGGAAAGTCGAGTTATTGGAAGAAGAATGGTTGTGGGTTTCATTGCGAGGACGACCATTGTTTGGCAGAGAAGTCTTATTCTCgcctttttgtttttatttgcaAATCGGTTGCATCATTTTTCTTCACTATAATGTGGCGTTGGAGAAAGATTTTCGGGGTTAGTTCTGCTGCGGATGATGGTTCAACTGATGCACAATACACAGATATGCTGGATACTCGAAGCGAGAATGAAGCGAATGGCCTGGAAAGTAGAGGAGAGAAAGCTCGCAGAAAAGCTGAGGAGAAGAGGCAAGCTAAATTAGAAAAGGAGCTTATGGAAGAGGAGGAAAGAAAACAGAGAGAAGAGGTTTCTAGGCTGGTTGAAGAGCAAAGGAGATTGCGTGATTCAAAACTGGAGACTGAGAAAGACTGTGGAAAAGGGTCCACTTGGGCAAAGAAAATAGATGTTAAAAAAGAAGCCGAGAGGAAGCGTCaggaaagaaaaaaggaaagaGATAGAGGATCCAGTAAAAGCAATTCCGATGCGGAGGAGTTGGAAAAGAGATCGGCTAAGGAAAGTGAGCGAAACAAGAATGAAGGCGATGGACGGGAACAACGTAGAAATTTACCTGAAAGTATGAAATCTCACAGCACACAAGCAGGGCATGGTTTTAGAAGTGCTACTGCAAGCAATCAATATAGATTGAATACAGGAACAAGGTACTTGGATCGCATGAGAGGCAGTTTTTTATCTTCTTCCAGAGCATTCGCCGGAGGCAGTTTTTTTGGAAAGAGTGCTAATGCATCTGCTCTTTCAAGAGAGCAGAAATCTAACATATCAATAGATCATTCTCACACTTCTTTGTCTAAGAAAGAGACTGCAGACCGTGTATCTGGGAGATCAAATGTAAATGGAGATGATAAGACTGCCAGCCGCCCA GTGTTCATTGAATCTCAACCATGTACAGCGCCTAAAAAATCATGGCAACAATTATTTACCAGTTCATCCAATGTTTCTCTACCCTCTAATCCTAATGTCTTAAGCAAACCAAATGTGAAATGTTTGACAGAAGTTCAGAGCCCGCCTTATTCTGGCCAAACTACTGAACCACAATCATATGACAACCCTGTCACTTTTGGACTACCATCACCAGTCGCTTTACATCCATGCCCTTTTGGATCAACGAGACATAGCACAGATCTTACAATACCTTCTCCTGCCTTGTTTTCTAAGATAGGTGATGCCCCACATCCATTTTTGCCAGAGGAGTCGGAGATTTTTGAAGATCCTTGTTATGTTCCTGATCCCATATCCTTGCTAGGGCCTGTTTCTGAATCCCTTGAGAATTTTCAGATGGACCTTGGCATTGTGACAGATCTAGGATTGGATAAACCATGTGCTGTGAAGACAATAGCTCCACCATCTGAAACTACCAAGCCATCACCCATTGAGTCCCCTTTGTCACGATCACGAGTTTCTGAGGAAAAGCGTACTAGTTCTTTGGTTTCCCCTGGAGTTCCAAAGCCTAATGATTACTCAAATAATGTGAATGATAGTGGAACGTGGCAGATGTGGAAAAGCTCTCCTATTGTTCAGGATGGTCTAGATTTACTGGGTGGGCATGTCAACTGGTTTGTGAATTCGGAAATGAACGAGCCAAAGAAGGAAGATATCAATTCAGTACCTCATAAGACAATAGCTTCACTATTTGAGAATGATGAGCAAGTCATTCCTTGCACTCATTCTTCTCCTGATGTTTTATTTGGCAACTATCAGAGTGGTGGAAAATATAACGATTCTTTGCCTGCTAGCATAGATGGTCCATGGTTACCAAAACCTTTATATGGACTGGATCCAAGTGGGAAGAATCATGTTTTGGTGAAATCTAAGGAAGAAGCTACTCAGAATACTCCCATCCGTGGAGACTACGATGGCTCTGCCACTAAATTTGAGATGTCTACAACTGCCACTAAATTTGAGATGTCTACAACTGCCACTAAATTTGAGATGTCTACAAGTAATTCGTGGGCAAA GAAAGATTGGAGTTTGCAGGGTTCAAAAGATGGCGCTGGAAGCCTTCCATCGAATAGACCCGCAAACATTGGGGGTCTATTTTCCACTCCAGATGTACAATCTCTTTGGTCTTATGAgtga
- the LOC140959862 gene encoding regulatory-associated protein of TOR 1-like, whose protein sequence is MALGDLMAASRFSQSSAAVSNHLEEFSSNETHVEEDGERSVNSSNSVDNNNDNARDFSETASSSYVVMTTTTSMAYLPQTLVLCEFRHDGFEECVPSGPSDSGLVSKWRPRDRMKTGCVALVLCLNISVDPPDVIKISPCARMECWIDPFTMAPQKALETIGRTLNQQYERWQPKARYEISLDPTVDEIKKLCTKCRKYAKSERVLFHYNGHGVPKPTPNGEIWLFNKSYTQYIPLPISDLDSWLKTPSIYVFDCSAAGMIVSAFIELQDYSSSSSGPSMRDCILLAACEAHETLPQSVEFPADIFTSCLTTPIKMALRWFCARSLLHESFDYSLIDKIPGRQTDRKTLLGELNWIFTAVTDTIAWNVLPRELFQKLFRQDLLVASMFRNFLLAERIMRSANCSPISYPVLPPTHQHHMWDAWDMAAEICLSQLPALVEDPNAEFQISPFFTEQLTAFEVWLDHGSEYKKPPEQLPIVLQVLLSQCHRFRALVLLGRFLDMGPWAVDLALSVGIFPYVLKLLATTTPELRQILVFIWTKILALDKSCQVDLVKDGGHTYFIRFLDSVEAYPEQRAMAAFVLAVIVDGHRRGQEVCTEAGLIHVCLKNLQNSSPNEAQTEPLFLQWICLCLGKLWEDFLEAQMIGLQADALAVVEPLLSEPQPEVRAAAVFSLGTLLDFGFDATRDDLGDEDYDDDEKIKAEAGVIKSLLSVVSDGSPLVRAEVAVALARFAFGHNKHIKSVAAAYWKPQSNSVLATLPSFAISGSGNGYTTPVHYKAPGNRVPSPVGPLLRVGNDSQAVTRDGRVSSGSPLATSGIMHGSPLSDDSSQHSDSGALNDFVSNGVVNHSRRRPLDNSLYSQCVLAMCTLAKDPSPRVASLGRRVLSIIGIEQVTKSVKSAGGSVHPNESSTTATTSLSGLARSSSWFELNGGGRLPLTFRTPPVSPPRPNYMTRIRRVSSLDFRPHLMNPPDSGLADSLLGSSGLSGASERSFLPQSTIYNWSCGHFSKPLLTAVDDSEDIIVRREKNEKQALDYIVKCQHSAVSKLHNQIAGWDTRFVTGTKTTLLQPFSPVVIASDENEKIRVWNYEEATLLNSFDNHDYPDKGVSKLCLVNELDENLLLVASNDGNIRIWKNFTSKGEQKLVTAFASIRGHRPGVRAVNAVVDWQQQSGYLFASGEISSITAWDLDKEQLVSTIPLTSDSSISTLAVSQVHGGQFAAGFVDGYVRLYDIRAPEMLVSETQPHTQRVERVVGMGFQPGLEPAKLVSASQAGNIQFLDMRAAKKTYLTIEAHRGSLTALAIHRHAPLVASGSAKQFIKIFNLTGDQLGTIRYHPTFMAQKIGSVSCLTFHPYQVLLAAGAADSCVSIYADEISPPK, encoded by the exons ATGGCATTGGGGGATTTGATGGCTGCATCTCGATTTTCTCAATCTTCAGCAGCCGTCTCTAACCACTTGGAGGAGTTCTCCTCAAATGAAACTCACGTGGAGGAGGATGGTGAGAGAAGTGTTAATAGTAGCAATAGCGTTGATAATAATAACGATAATGCCAGGGATTTTAGTGAGACAGCCAGCAGTAGCTACGTAGTTATGACCACTACCACCAGCATGGCGTACTTGCCGCAGACTTTAGTGTTGTGTGAGTTCAGGCATGATGGTTTTGAGGAGTGCGTGCCTTCGGGCCCGTCAGACAGTGGGCTGGTCTCAAAATGGCGGCCTCGGGATCGA ATGAAGACTGGTTGTGTTGCTCTGGTTCTGTGTTTAAACATTAGTGTTGATCCACCCGATGTAATAAAGATATCTCCTTGTGCACGTATGGAATGCTGGATCG ACCCTTTCACAATGGCACCTCAGAAAGCGCTTGAAACAATAGGAAGAACCTTGAACCAACAATATGAGCGGTGGCAACCAAAG GCTCGTTACGAAATTTCATTGGATCCCACTGTTGATGAAATCAAGAAACTATGCACTAAATGTCGCAAATATGCAAAATCTGAGAGAGTTCTTTTTCACTATAATGGTCATGGTGTACCGAAGCCTACTCCTAATGGTGAAATTTGGCTGTTTAATAAG AGTTATACACAGTACATCCCTTTGCCAATCAGTGATCTGGATTCCTGGTTGAAGACACCCTCTATATATGTTTTCGATTGTTCTGCTGCTGGGATGATTGTTAGTGCCTTCATTGAG CTCCAGGATTACAGCTCTTCAAGTTCAGGACCTTCCATGAGGGATTGTATTTTGCTGGCAGCATGTGAAGCTCATGAGACTCTTCCTCAGAGTGTTGAATTTCCTGCTGATATATTTACTTCTTGCCTCACAACCCCAATAAAAATGGCATTAAGATG GTTTTGCGCCCGCTCGTTGCTTCACGAGTCATTTGATTATTCTTTAATTGATAAAATTCCTGGTCGCCAAACTGACCGGAAAACCCTACTTGGTGAGTTGAACTGGATATTTACAGCTGTGACTGACACTATAGCCTGGAATGTACTTCCTCGTG AATTGTTCCAGAAATTGTTCAGACAAGATCTTTTAGTTGCTAGCATGTTCCGGAATTTTTTACTTGCTGAAAGGATTATGCGCTCTGCTAATTGTTCTCCAATTTCATATCCAGTTTTGCCACCAACTCATCAACATCATATGTG GGATGCTTGGGACATGGCTGCTGAAATATGCCTTTCTCAGCTTCCAGCTTTAGTTGAGGATCCTAATGCAGAGTTCCAG ATCAGTCCATTTTTTACTGAGCAGTTAACAGCTTTTGAGGTGTGGCTTGATCATGGATCAGAATATAAAAAGCCACCTGAACAGTTACCAATTGTTCTTCAG GTTTTACTCAGCCAGTGCCATAGATTTCGTGCATTGGTTCTTCTCGGTAGATTTTTGGACATGGGGCCTTGGGCTGTGGATCTG GCATTGTCTGTCGGAATATTTCCTTATGTGTTAAAGCTTCTGGCGACTACCACCCCAGAGCTACGTCAAATTCTTGTGTTCATCTGGACAAAGATTCTTGCACTCGATAAG TCTTGTCAGGTTGATCTCGTGAAGGATGGTGGGCACACATATTTCATTAGGTTTCTTGACAGCGTGGAAGCATATCCGGAGCAACGAGCAATGGCTGCATTTGTTTTGGCTGTCATTGTAGATGGTCACAGGCGGGGTCAGGAAGTATGCACGGAAGCTGGTCTCATACATGTTTGTCTCAAAAATCTTCAAAACTCCTCACCAAATGAGGCACAAACTGAACCTCTATTTCTTCAATGGATATGTTTGTGCCTTGGTAAGTTGTGGGAAGATTTTTTGGAGGCTCAAATGATAGGTTTGCAGGCTGATGCTCTTGCTGTTGTTGAACCTCTACTTTCAGAGCCGCAGCCCGAG GTTCGGGCAGCAGCTGTTTTTTCTCTGggaactttacttgattttggaTTTGACGCAACAAGAGATGATCTTGGAGATGAAGACtatgatgatgatgaaaaaATTAAGGCCGAAGCTGGTGTTATTAAGAGTCTGTTGAGTGTTGTTTCTGATGGAAGCCCACTGGTGCGAGCTGAAGTTGCCGTGG CTCTGGCTCGTTTCGCCTTTGGTCACAACAAACATATTAAGTCGGTTGCTGCTGCTTATTGGAAGCCCCAATCCAACTCAGTGCTTGCAACTCTGCCTTCTTTTGCGATCAGTGGTTCTGGTAATGGATACACAACTCCGGTTCATTACAAGGCACCTGGAAATAGAGTTCCATCTCCAGTTGGTCCTTTATTGCGGGTTGGAAATGACAGTCAGGCGGTGACTCGTGATGGGAGAGTCTCCTCTGGTAGCCCTCTTGCTACCTCTGGAATAATGCATGGATCCCCACTTTCTGATGATTCCTCACAGCATTCTGATTCTGGTGCATTAAATGACTTTGTTAGCAATGGAGTTGTTAACCATTCAAGACGAAGGCCACTAGATAATTCATTATATTCGCAATGTGTATTGGCTATGTGTACTCTAGCGAAGGATCCATCACCACGCGTTGCCAGTCTTGGGCGAAGAGTATTATCCATTATTGGTATTGAACAAGTGACAAAATCGGTTAAATCTGCTGGTGGAAGtgttcatcccaatgaatcatCCACAACGGCAACCACCAGTCTTTCTGGACTGGCTCGTTCCTCTTCTTGGTTTGAACTGAATGGTG GAGGCCGTCTGCCATTGACATTTAGAACCCCTCCAGTTAGTCCTCCCAGACCAAACTACATGACACGGATACGGAGAGTAAGCTCCTTGGATTTTAGGCCGCACCTAATGAATCCTCCAGACTCAGGACTTGCTGATTCACTATTAGGTTCTTCTGGACTATCTGGAGCTTCTGAGCGTAGTTTTCTTCCACAATCGACGATCTATAATTGGAGCTGTGGTCACTTTTCAAAGCCACTTCTTACGGCAGTGGATGATAGCGAAGATATAATTGTTAGAAGAGAAAAAAACGAGAAACAAGCGCTAGACTACATTGTGAAATGTCAACACTCTG CTGTGAGTAAACTGCATAATCAAATAGCCGGTTGGGATACCAGATTTGTGACTGGTACCAAGACCACACTGTTACAGCCCTTTTCGCCTGTTGTGATTGCTTCAGATGAAAATGAAAAGATTAG GGTATGGAATTATGAGGAAGCTACTCTTCTTAACAGTTTTGATAACCATGATTATCCTGATAAAGGCGTTTCGAAGCTCTGTCTTGTAAATGAGCTTGATGAGAACTTGCTCCTTGTAGCTTCAA ATGATGGAAACATTCGGATTTGGAAAAATTTCACCTCAAAAGGGGAGCAGAAATTAGTTACTGCATTTGCTTCAATTCGTGGTCACAGACCTGGTGTACGTGCTGTGAATGCTGTTGTTGATTGGCAGCAGCAGTCTGGATATCTT TTTGCATCAGGCGAAATTTCATCTATCACAGCGTGGGATCTGGATAAAGAGCAACTCGTCAGCACTATTCCCTTGACATCCGATTCTAGCATCTCAACATTG GCTGTTTCTCAAGTTCATGGTGGTCAATTTGCTGCTGGTTTTGTGGATGGCTATGTCCGGTTATATGACATTCGTGCTCCTGAAAT gCTGGTTAGTGAAACCCAACCTCACACCCAACGCGTTGAAAGAGTTGTAGGGATGGGCTTCCAACCTGGACTTGAACCGGCAAAG CTCGTCAGTGCATCCCAGGCTGGTAATATCCAGTTTCTTGACATGAGAGCCGCCAAAAAGACATACCTCACCATCGAAGCCCATAGGGGATCACTTACAGCATTGGCCATTCATCGGCATGCACCCCTTGTTGCTAGTGGCTCTGCTAagcaatttatcaaaatattcaACTTGACGGGTGATCAGTTAGGCACCATTAGGTATCACCCCACTTTCATGGCTCAGAAGATTGGATCTGTTAGCTGCCTTACCTTCCATCCCTATCAAGTTCTGCTGGCTGCCGGAGCGGCTGATTCTTGTGTTTCAATATATGCCGATGAGATCTCTCCACCAAAATGA
- the LOC140960339 gene encoding uncharacterized protein isoform X1 codes for MQKKEKLITNGRNHPNITCLMTWSLCMDTRVLLFLFIVSIFWCCNARDLTSADFNKKMISVQQSYNKLSGGESPHMEEVTKNENLCSLCEEFSADALNYLSENKTQTEIIEILHKTCARIPTFSKQCVTLVDYYAPLFFMEVSSIEPDGFCQKFGLCEVVISFPLDLSKNNKCDVCHNLVAEALLKLKDPDTELEVVELLLKACNSIKNNVQKCKRLVFEYAPIILVNAEKFLETNDVCTILHVCDEVAAEQAVVASRTDTTMQSAS; via the exons ATGCAAAAGAAAGAGAAGCTTATCACTAACGGGCGAAACCATCCAAACATCACCTGTTTGATGACTTGGTCGTTATG CATGGATACGAGGGTGCTCCTATTTTTATTCATAGTCAGCATCTTCTGGTGCTGTAATGCTAGAGATCTGACTTCTGCCGActtcaataaaaaaatgatttcag TTCAGCAGTCATATAACAAGCTGTCAGGGGGAGAATCTCCACATATGGAAGAAGTTACCAAGAACGAAAACTTGTGTTCATTGTGTGAAGAATTTTCTGCAGACGCTCTTAATTACCTCTCAGAGAACAAAACCCAAACCGAGATCATTGAAATCCTTCACAAAACCTGCGCTAGGATACCAACATTCAGCAAGCAG TGTGTAACTTTGGTGGACTATTATGCCCCTCTATTTTTCATGGAGGTTTCCTCAATAGAACCTGATGGTTTCTGCCAAAAGTTTGGTCTTTGTGAAGTAGTGATTTCCTTTCCCCTGGATCTCTCTAAGAATAATAAATGTGATGTGTGCCACAATTTGGTAGCAGAAGCCCTATTGAAGTTGAAAGATCCCGACACTGAG TTGGAAGTGGTCGAGCTGCTCCTAAAGGCATGTAACTCAATCAAAAATAATGTCCAAAAG TGTAAAAGATTGGTATTTGAATATGCGCCTATTATTCTTGTCAACGCGGAGAAATTCTTAGAAACAAATGATGTATGCACTATATTGCATGTTTGTGATGAAGTTGCGGCAGAACAAGCAGTGGTAGCGAGTAGGACAGATACAACCATGCAGTCTGCATCTTGA